In Rubrivirga marina, the following are encoded in one genomic region:
- a CDS encoding M48 family metallopeptidase has protein sequence MTYAFRTAALAVLALGLASCATLGGANYYSVDEEWQAGRQLEDQLAQQLPLTNDRTLTNYVNSIGQAMARQTQLGNRPWRFYVVRDDAINAFNVPGGLVYINTGLIENVGSAGELAGAIAHEVAHGVARHGTQRLSAAQEVNAVAGAVGLGSGVEGIAAQIAAQGAFASFSRRDEREADQLGVQIMANAGYDPDGLADLLERLASQERGGGVAFFRSHPLSSERMQSVRQMARRYDGRGLRTDDSQFASVRRRAAQL, from the coding sequence ATGACCTACGCCTTCCGCACGGCGGCGCTCGCCGTCCTCGCCCTGGGCCTCGCCTCCTGCGCCACGCTCGGCGGCGCCAACTACTACTCCGTCGACGAGGAGTGGCAGGCCGGCCGCCAGCTCGAAGACCAGCTCGCCCAGCAGCTCCCGCTCACCAACGACCGGACGCTCACGAACTACGTGAACTCGATCGGCCAGGCCATGGCGCGCCAGACGCAGCTCGGCAACCGGCCCTGGCGGTTCTACGTCGTCCGCGACGACGCGATCAACGCGTTCAACGTGCCCGGCGGGCTCGTCTACATCAACACCGGGCTGATCGAGAACGTCGGGAGCGCGGGCGAGTTGGCCGGGGCCATCGCCCACGAGGTGGCCCACGGCGTGGCCCGGCACGGGACGCAACGGCTCTCGGCCGCCCAGGAAGTCAACGCCGTCGCCGGGGCCGTCGGCCTCGGGAGCGGCGTCGAGGGGATCGCGGCCCAGATCGCGGCCCAGGGCGCCTTCGCGTCGTTCTCCCGCCGCGACGAGCGCGAGGCCGACCAACTCGGCGTCCAGATCATGGCCAACGCCGGCTACGACCCCGACGGCCTCGCCGACCTCCTGGAGCGGCTGGCCTCTCAGGAGCGGGGCGGCGGCGTCGCCTTCTTCCGCTCGCATCCGCTCTCGTCGGAGCGGATGCAGTCGGTCCGCCAGATGGCCCGCCGCTACGACGGCCGCGGCCTCCGCACGGACGACAGCCAGTTCGCGTCCGTCCGCCGCCGCGCTGCACAGTTGTAG
- a CDS encoding sigma-70 family RNA polymerase sigma factor — protein sequence MPGAPDVTRLLRDHAAGRPAAGGPLLAAIYDELRQIARARLRGEREDHTLSTTGLVHEAYLRLVDVTRVEWRDRAHFYGAAAGVMRRVLIDWARARTAEKRGGEAAALSLDALVQNGELPDGPPAPVPAGDLLALDEALDTLARLSARQARVVECRFFAGLTIEETAEALGVSAKTVKQDWRLARTWLYAQIRPGAAASSPAEG from the coding sequence GTGCCCGGCGCGCCCGACGTCACCCGCCTTCTCCGCGACCACGCCGCCGGCCGGCCGGCGGCCGGGGGCCCACTGCTCGCGGCCATCTACGACGAGCTCCGGCAGATCGCCCGCGCCCGCCTTCGCGGCGAGCGCGAGGACCACACCCTCTCGACGACCGGGCTGGTCCACGAAGCCTACCTCCGCCTCGTCGACGTGACGCGAGTCGAGTGGCGCGACCGCGCGCACTTCTACGGGGCGGCCGCGGGCGTCATGCGCCGGGTCCTCATCGACTGGGCGCGCGCGCGGACGGCAGAGAAGCGGGGCGGCGAGGCGGCCGCCCTCTCCCTCGACGCGCTGGTCCAGAACGGAGAGCTGCCGGACGGTCCCCCGGCCCCCGTCCCCGCCGGCGACCTCCTGGCGCTCGACGAGGCGCTCGACACGCTCGCGCGCCTCTCGGCCCGCCAAGCCCGGGTGGTGGAGTGCCGCTTTTTCGCGGGGCTCACCATCGAGGAGACCGCCGAGGCGCTCGGCGTCTCGGCCAAGACGGTCAAGCAAGACTGGCGCCTCGCGCGGACGTGGCTCTATGCCCAGATCCGTCCCGGCGCCGCGGCCAGCTCGCCGGCCGAGGGCTGA
- the queA gene encoding tRNA preQ1(34) S-adenosylmethionine ribosyltransferase-isomerase QueA, with the protein MPDSLAPYDFDLPDGLIAQRPAERRDASRMLVLHRGTGAVEDRQFADLGEFLDPGDALVFNDTRVVPARLVGRRPTGGRAELFLVERAEDGTWSALAKPGRKLTAGAEVLFDEHLGARVEAVEESGRRRVRLLRDGHPFETVEAEEVAIEQIGRMPLPPYVDREADAADRERYQTVFARKRGAIAAPTAGLHFTPGTVEALREQGVVTAEVTLHVGYGTFEPVRADDLREHRVAPERIEVSPATADALNGVRQSGGRVVAVGTTSTRALETSADDAGRFHPVAGPTDLTVTPGYRFRAVDALLTNFHLPKSSLLVLTATFGGLGPVMEAYRHAVREGYRFYSYGDCMLIV; encoded by the coding sequence TTGCCCGATTCCCTCGCCCCCTACGACTTCGACCTGCCCGACGGGCTCATCGCCCAGCGGCCGGCCGAGCGGCGCGACGCCTCGCGGATGCTCGTGCTCCATCGCGGTACGGGGGCCGTCGAGGACCGCCAGTTCGCCGACCTCGGCGAGTTCCTGGACCCGGGCGACGCGCTCGTGTTCAACGACACGCGCGTCGTGCCGGCCCGGCTCGTGGGGCGGCGGCCGACGGGCGGGCGGGCCGAACTGTTCCTGGTCGAGCGGGCGGAGGACGGGACGTGGTCGGCCCTCGCCAAGCCAGGGCGGAAGCTGACGGCCGGCGCCGAGGTCCTTTTTGATGAGCACCTCGGGGCGCGCGTCGAGGCGGTCGAGGAGAGCGGCCGCCGCCGCGTCCGACTGCTCCGCGACGGCCACCCGTTCGAGACCGTCGAGGCGGAGGAGGTCGCGATCGAACAGATCGGGCGGATGCCGCTTCCGCCGTACGTCGACCGCGAGGCCGACGCGGCCGACCGCGAGCGGTACCAGACGGTCTTCGCCCGCAAGCGCGGCGCCATCGCGGCGCCGACGGCCGGACTCCACTTCACGCCAGGCACCGTCGAGGCGCTGCGAGAACAGGGCGTCGTCACGGCCGAGGTCACGCTCCACGTCGGCTACGGCACCTTCGAGCCCGTCCGCGCCGACGACCTCCGCGAGCACCGCGTGGCGCCCGAGCGGATCGAGGTCTCGCCGGCGACGGCCGACGCGCTCAACGGCGTCCGCCAGTCGGGCGGGCGCGTCGTCGCCGTCGGGACGACCTCGACGCGCGCGCTCGAGACCTCGGCCGACGACGCGGGCCGCTTCCACCCGGTCGCCGGGCCGACGGACCTCACGGTCACGCCCGGCTACCGCTTTCGCGCCGTCGACGCGCTCCTGACCAACTTCCACCTGCCGAAGTCGTCGCTGCTGGTCCTCACGGCGACGTTCGGGGGGCTGGGGCCGGTGATGGAGGCGTACCGACACGCCGTCCGCGAGGGGTACCGGTTCTACTCGTACGGCGACTGCATGCTGATCGTCTGA
- a CDS encoding ricin-type beta-trefoil lectin domain protein, whose protein sequence is MRHLLISSALLVAMGVSAQTPGAIVTANPSLCLSEYGSYVHTRACTPSVNQFASVYVSPRNAFYIKTTSGGCLSAFEGAGRPVRSVACNEADATQRWWIHPSGQVQNQANQALCLDVEGGLGRDRRVLNYACDLNGNEAARRDNQRFYLGGTVRYDPGLAQRATVASRLPGTHHVTTGLRGAGIIAPGGGNLIAAGGGNLIAAGGLN, encoded by the coding sequence ATGCGACACCTCCTCATCTCCTCCGCGCTTCTGGTCGCGATGGGCGTCTCCGCCCAGACCCCCGGCGCCATCGTCACGGCCAACCCCTCCCTCTGCCTCTCCGAGTACGGCAGCTACGTACACACCCGCGCCTGCACGCCGTCCGTCAACCAGTTCGCCTCCGTCTACGTCTCGCCCCGGAACGCGTTCTATATCAAGACCACGAGCGGGGGGTGCCTGAGCGCGTTCGAGGGAGCCGGCCGGCCCGTGCGGAGCGTGGCCTGCAACGAGGCCGACGCCACCCAGCGCTGGTGGATCCACCCCAGCGGCCAGGTCCAGAACCAGGCGAACCAGGCTCTGTGCCTCGACGTCGAGGGCGGCCTCGGCCGGGACCGCCGGGTGCTGAACTACGCCTGCGACCTCAACGGGAACGAGGCGGCGCGGCGCGACAACCAGCGGTTCTACCTCGGCGGGACGGTTCGCTACGACCCGGGGCTCGCTCAGCGGGCGACGGTGGCCTCCCGGCTGCCGGGCACCCACCACGTCACGACCGGCCTCCGCGGCGCGGGCATCATCGCCCCCGGGGGCGGCAACCTCATCGCGGCCGGCGGGGGCAACCTCATCGCGGCCGGCGGCCTCAACTAG
- a CDS encoding ricin-type beta-trefoil lectin domain protein, giving the protein MRLLLLLALAAAGPASAQPGAFLTASPQACLSAPDGPVVTTDCTAASNQFEVDRVGPHTVVRVGTQCLAGATSGAPVRAVPCRGGDPAQGWRITDGRVESAAAPGLCLALGAPPAQGARATLEACATDGPAAERQWFALGEIVQNAALARLARRADTLVGSEHVRRHPSGVAVIADGSNHFVRTGGATYARAPRGAIR; this is encoded by the coding sequence ATGCGACTCCTCCTCCTCCTCGCCCTCGCCGCAGCAGGGCCCGCCTCGGCCCAGCCGGGGGCCTTCCTCACCGCGTCGCCCCAGGCGTGCCTCTCCGCCCCCGACGGCCCCGTCGTCACCACCGACTGCACGGCGGCCTCGAACCAGTTTGAAGTCGACCGGGTCGGCCCCCACACCGTCGTCCGGGTCGGCACCCAGTGCCTCGCTGGCGCCACATCGGGTGCCCCCGTGCGAGCGGTGCCCTGCCGGGGCGGCGATCCCGCCCAGGGGTGGCGGATCACCGACGGGCGCGTCGAGAGCGCCGCCGCCCCCGGGCTGTGCCTGGCCCTCGGCGCACCGCCGGCGCAGGGCGCCCGGGCGACCCTCGAGGCGTGTGCGACCGACGGGCCCGCCGCCGAGCGCCAATGGTTCGCCCTCGGCGAGATCGTGCAGAACGCCGCGCTCGCCCGGCTCGCTCGCCGGGCCGACACGCTCGTCGGCTCGGAGCACGTCCGCCGGCACCCCAGCGGCGTGGCCGTGATCGCCGACGGGAGCAATCACTTTGTCCGCACGGGCGGGGCGACCTACGCACGGGCCCCGCGAGGCGCCATCCGGTAG